Proteins encoded together in one Streptomyces roseifaciens window:
- a CDS encoding type I polyketide synthase: MTTPPVTTEQKLRDYLKRVTTDLQHTRRRLQETEARHREPIAIVGMACRYPGGVRAPEDLWKLVDEGRDAVSGFPADRGWPEDLYDPDPDRPGKSYTREGGFLHDADRFDADFFGVNPREAAATDPQQRLLLEVAWETLERAGITPETLHGTRTGVFSGVMYADYGARVARAPGDLEGYVVVGSAGSVVSGRLAYSFGLEGPAVTVDTACSSSLVAVHLAAQALRSGECELALAGGVTVMATPSTFVDFSRQRALSADGRCKSFAKAADGTGWAEGAGLLLLERLSDAERNGHQVLAVVRGSAVNQDGRSSQLTAPSGPAQQRVISQALRNAGLSAADIDVVEAHGTGTTLGDPVEVQALDAVYGKQRHPGEPLYLGSLKSNIGHSQAAAGVGAIIKMTEAMRHGELPRTLHVDEPTPHIDWDDTPLTLLTEARPWPETGRPRRAAISSFGIGGTNAHLVLEQPPAREAAEPTEPAERPDARAVPLLVSARSTEALRAQAARLRDFAAGHPELEPVDIAHALATTRTAFDLRAAVTATDRDDLLSGLDAVARGEHPGTTASRVKVAFLFTGQGSQRIGMGRELYAAHPVFAAAFDAVCAELDRGLAGHVEQPLRDVVFGADDAGLLDRTVYAQTALFAVEVALFRLLESWGLRPDRLAGHSVGELVAAHVAGVLTLEDACTLVAARARLMQALPAGGAMVAVQADEEEVRSALGRHGGRVDVAAVNGPASVVISGDEDAVLAVAGSFAAQGRKTRRLRTSHAFHSSHMDGMLEEFRRVAGELPHARPAVPVLSNLTGEPLPEFSGGYWADHVRRTVRFADTVERLWSEGVRCFVELGPDGVLTAMAAETLAAGQAGTVPVFAAALRRDRPEAVTLMDAVGRSAAAGAAVDWDALFAGLAPRPADLPTYPFQYQRYWFDPATDTAGSAPAATPGDEFWSMVSARDLDALAGELSIDDADHQAALGTVLPTLADWWDRLAARSAVDGWRYRPAWRHVDAAPSPAGGDWLLVLPEDPRARAWGDALTTALGAGARCVTVDPARTNRDALAAELAGAIGAEPLTGVVSLLSLVTTPHPQHPAVPGGLAATIALVQALEQLGTRVPLWCVTTGAVSTGPADTVTDPAGALVWGLGAIVAVECPALWGGVLDLPAEPGPAVLDHVRAALGGAHGEAELCVRPAGLTARRLVPARAGAAAAPSWTPSPGTVLITGGSGALAAHTARWLAEQGAEHLLLVSRRGREAPGSAGLEQQLTGLGARVTFVACDVADRADLARVLDSVPPQFPLTAVVHAAAVLDDTMLGGLTPEQVERVLRVKTGGARNLDELTRDHNLSAFVLFSSAAGVCGLPGQGNYAPGNAFLDALAEHRRGLGLPATSIDWGLWAGTGIADDQAAAQSERYGFRGMPPELAITALGTALAGGDTQVMVCDADWDRLAGGRAHPLLSELVTTAAPAEAHAERVPFAERFAGLAAPEQQRMLVRLVRKHVAGALGRSSPQAVDADRRFRDQGFDSLTAVDLRNRLSAEVGVALPATVVFDHPTPTALAAYLRGALLPGADDPAGAVVAELDRLASVLAEAGRDERTRATVDDRLRAVVAAWEATGRDTGSGLADALVDGLADASDDELIDFIGNELGIS, from the coding sequence GTGACCACACCTCCTGTGACGACCGAGCAGAAGCTCCGCGACTACCTCAAGCGGGTCACCACCGATCTGCAGCACACCCGCCGGCGCCTGCAGGAGACCGAGGCCCGGCACCGCGAGCCCATCGCCATCGTCGGCATGGCCTGCCGCTACCCCGGCGGGGTACGCGCCCCGGAGGACCTCTGGAAGCTGGTCGACGAGGGCCGGGACGCCGTGTCCGGCTTCCCGGCCGACCGCGGCTGGCCGGAGGACCTCTACGACCCGGACCCCGACCGGCCGGGAAAGTCCTACACCCGCGAGGGCGGCTTCCTGCACGACGCCGACCGCTTTGACGCCGACTTCTTCGGCGTGAACCCGCGCGAGGCCGCGGCCACCGACCCGCAGCAACGCCTGCTGCTCGAAGTCGCCTGGGAAACGCTGGAGCGCGCCGGAATCACCCCGGAGACCCTGCACGGCACCCGGACCGGGGTGTTCAGCGGAGTCATGTACGCCGACTACGGCGCGCGCGTGGCCCGGGCACCCGGGGACCTCGAAGGCTACGTGGTCGTGGGCAGCGCGGGCAGCGTGGTATCCGGACGGCTGGCCTACAGCTTCGGGCTCGAGGGGCCCGCGGTCACGGTGGACACCGCCTGCTCCTCGTCGCTGGTGGCCGTCCACCTGGCCGCCCAGGCGCTGCGGTCCGGGGAGTGCGAACTCGCCCTCGCCGGCGGGGTCACCGTCATGGCCACCCCGTCCACGTTCGTGGACTTCAGCCGGCAGCGCGCGCTGTCCGCGGACGGCCGGTGCAAGTCCTTCGCCAAGGCCGCCGACGGCACAGGCTGGGCCGAGGGGGCGGGCCTGCTGCTCCTGGAGCGGCTCTCCGACGCCGAGCGCAACGGGCACCAGGTGCTCGCCGTCGTGCGCGGCAGCGCGGTGAACCAGGACGGGCGCAGCAGCCAGCTGACCGCACCCAGCGGGCCCGCGCAGCAGCGGGTCATCAGCCAGGCGCTCCGCAACGCCGGGCTGTCGGCGGCCGACATCGACGTGGTGGAGGCGCACGGCACCGGCACCACCCTCGGCGACCCGGTCGAGGTGCAGGCCCTGGACGCCGTCTACGGCAAGCAGCGCCACCCCGGCGAGCCGTTGTACCTGGGCTCACTCAAGAGCAACATCGGCCACTCGCAGGCCGCGGCGGGCGTCGGCGCGATCATCAAGATGACCGAGGCGATGCGCCACGGAGAGCTGCCGCGCACGCTGCACGTCGACGAGCCCACTCCGCACATCGACTGGGACGACACCCCGCTGACCCTGCTGACCGAGGCCCGCCCGTGGCCGGAGACCGGCCGGCCGCGCCGGGCCGCGATCTCCTCGTTCGGCATCGGCGGCACCAACGCCCACCTCGTACTGGAGCAGCCGCCGGCACGGGAAGCGGCCGAGCCGACCGAGCCCGCCGAGCGGCCGGACGCCCGCGCCGTACCGCTGCTGGTGTCCGCCCGCAGCACGGAGGCGCTGCGGGCGCAGGCGGCCCGGCTCCGGGACTTCGCCGCCGGGCACCCGGAGCTCGAACCCGTCGACATCGCCCACGCGCTGGCCACCACCCGCACGGCCTTCGACCTGCGCGCCGCAGTCACCGCCACCGACCGGGACGACCTGCTGTCCGGTCTCGACGCCGTGGCCCGTGGCGAACACCCGGGGACGACCGCCTCGAGGGTGAAGGTGGCCTTCCTGTTTACCGGGCAGGGAAGCCAGCGCATCGGCATGGGCCGGGAGCTGTACGCGGCCCACCCCGTCTTCGCGGCGGCGTTCGACGCGGTGTGCGCGGAGCTGGACCGGGGTCTGGCCGGGCATGTGGAACAGCCGCTGCGCGACGTCGTGTTCGGGGCGGACGACGCCGGTCTGCTCGACCGGACGGTCTACGCACAGACGGCGCTGTTCGCGGTGGAGGTGGCACTCTTCCGGCTGCTTGAGTCGTGGGGCCTGCGCCCGGACCGGCTGGCGGGCCACTCCGTCGGCGAGCTGGTCGCGGCGCACGTCGCCGGAGTGCTGACCCTCGAGGACGCCTGCACCCTGGTGGCCGCGCGGGCTCGGCTGATGCAGGCCCTGCCCGCCGGCGGCGCCATGGTCGCCGTGCAGGCGGACGAGGAGGAGGTGCGCTCGGCGCTCGGCCGGCACGGCGGCCGGGTGGACGTCGCCGCGGTCAACGGCCCGGCATCGGTGGTGATCTCGGGGGACGAGGACGCCGTCCTGGCGGTGGCCGGATCGTTCGCCGCGCAGGGCCGCAAGACGCGCAGGCTGCGGACCAGCCACGCCTTCCACTCCTCGCACATGGACGGGATGCTGGAGGAGTTCCGACGGGTCGCCGGGGAACTGCCGCACGCGCGACCGGCCGTCCCCGTACTGTCGAACCTGACCGGTGAACCGCTGCCGGAGTTCTCCGGCGGGTACTGGGCCGACCACGTCCGGCGGACCGTGCGCTTCGCCGACACCGTCGAGCGGCTGTGGTCCGAGGGCGTGCGCTGCTTCGTCGAACTCGGTCCCGACGGAGTCCTCACCGCCATGGCCGCCGAGACCCTGGCCGCCGGGCAGGCCGGGACGGTGCCGGTGTTCGCCGCGGCGCTGCGCCGCGACCGGCCCGAGGCGGTGACCCTGATGGACGCGGTCGGCCGGAGCGCCGCCGCGGGAGCCGCGGTCGACTGGGACGCGCTGTTCGCAGGCCTGGCCCCGCGCCCCGCCGACCTGCCCACCTACCCGTTCCAGTACCAGCGGTACTGGTTCGACCCGGCCACGGACACCGCCGGGTCCGCCCCGGCCGCCACACCGGGGGACGAGTTCTGGAGCATGGTCTCCGCCCGGGACCTCGACGCGCTCGCGGGCGAGCTCTCCATCGACGACGCGGACCACCAGGCCGCGCTGGGCACCGTCCTGCCCACCCTGGCCGACTGGTGGGACCGGCTCGCCGCACGCTCCGCGGTGGACGGGTGGCGCTACCGGCCCGCCTGGCGACACGTCGACGCAGCCCCCTCCCCGGCGGGCGGCGACTGGCTGCTGGTGCTGCCCGAGGACCCCCGGGCCCGGGCGTGGGGCGACGCGCTCACCACCGCGCTGGGCGCCGGCGCCCGGTGCGTCACCGTCGACCCGGCCCGCACGAACCGGGACGCGCTGGCGGCGGAGCTGGCCGGGGCGATCGGCGCGGAGCCCCTCACCGGCGTCGTGTCCCTGCTGTCCCTGGTGACCACCCCGCACCCGCAGCACCCGGCCGTGCCCGGCGGGCTGGCCGCGACCATCGCCCTGGTACAGGCGCTGGAACAGCTCGGCACCCGGGTGCCGCTGTGGTGCGTCACGACGGGCGCGGTGTCCACCGGACCGGCAGACACGGTGACCGACCCCGCCGGTGCACTCGTGTGGGGCCTCGGCGCGATCGTCGCGGTGGAGTGCCCCGCCCTGTGGGGCGGCGTGCTCGACCTCCCGGCCGAGCCCGGCCCGGCCGTCCTCGACCACGTCCGCGCTGCCCTCGGCGGGGCGCACGGTGAGGCCGAACTGTGCGTGCGCCCCGCCGGGCTGACGGCCCGCCGGCTGGTGCCCGCCCGGGCTGGTGCCGCGGCCGCCCCCTCCTGGACCCCCTCGCCGGGCACGGTGCTGATCACCGGCGGCAGCGGTGCACTGGCCGCGCACACGGCGCGCTGGCTGGCCGAGCAGGGCGCCGAGCACCTGCTGCTGGTCAGCAGGCGCGGGCGGGAGGCCCCCGGCAGCGCCGGGCTGGAGCAGCAACTGACCGGCCTGGGCGCCCGGGTGACCTTCGTGGCCTGCGACGTGGCCGACCGCGCGGATCTGGCCCGGGTGCTGGACTCGGTACCGCCGCAGTTCCCGCTCACCGCCGTCGTGCACGCCGCGGCGGTACTGGACGACACGATGCTCGGCGGGCTGACCCCGGAACAGGTCGAGCGGGTGCTCCGGGTCAAGACCGGCGGCGCCCGCAACCTGGACGAGCTGACCCGCGACCACAACCTGTCCGCGTTCGTCTTGTTCTCCTCGGCCGCGGGCGTGTGCGGCCTGCCCGGCCAGGGCAACTACGCGCCAGGAAACGCCTTCCTCGACGCGCTGGCCGAGCACCGGCGGGGCCTCGGGCTGCCCGCCACCTCGATCGACTGGGGCCTGTGGGCGGGCACCGGCATCGCCGACGACCAGGCCGCCGCGCAGAGCGAGCGGTACGGGTTCCGGGGCATGCCGCCGGAGCTGGCGATCACCGCCCTGGGCACCGCGCTGGCCGGCGGGGACACCCAGGTCATGGTGTGCGACGCGGACTGGGACCGGCTCGCGGGCGGACGGGCGCACCCGCTGTTGTCCGAACTGGTCACGACGGCGGCGCCGGCCGAGGCGCACGCGGAACGGGTCCCGTTCGCCGAGCGGTTCGCTGGCCTCGCGGCTCCCGAACAGCAGCGGATGCTGGTCCGCCTGGTGCGCAAGCACGTCGCGGGCGCGCTCGGCCGGTCGTCCCCGCAGGCGGTCGACGCCGACCGCCGCTTCCGCGACCAGGGGTTCGACTCGCTCACCGCGGTCGACCTGCGCAACCGGCTCAGCGCCGAGGTCGGCGTGGCGCTGCCCGCCACGGTGGTCTTCGACCACCCCACCCCCACCGCGCTCGCCGCGTACCTGCGCGGCGCGCTGCTGCCCGGCGCGGACGACCCGGCCGGGGCCGTGGTCGCCGAGCTCGACCGGCTGGCCTCGGTACTGGCCGAGGCGGGCCGGGACGAGCGCACGCGGGCGACGGTGGACGACCGGCTGCGGGCGGTGGTGGCCGCCTGGGAGGCCACGGGCCGCGACACCGGCTCCGGCCTGGCGGACGCGCTGGTGGACGGGCTGGCCGACGCCTCCGACGACGAGCTCATCGACTTCATCGGCAACGAACTCGGCATCTCCTGA